TATTGGTTCTATATTTTCTAATAATGCGATTGAATCGCTCATGCTTTTCATAAGTTCATCACAATCCGAGCAAGATTCAAGATGTTCCATAAGTTCTCGCTCATCAGCACTGTTTATATCGCCATCTAAATACGCGTGCATTGAATGAACGAAGTGTTCCGGACACGTATTCATATCAGATTCCTCCCTACAAATTACCCATTTGTTTTCTTAAGGCAGCTCGACCGCGGTGTACGCGAGTTTTAACTGTTCCCAATGGCAATTCCAAAATATCACTTATTTCCTGTAACGGTAACTCTTCGATATAACGCAAAATAATTACAGAACGATATTTATCGGAGAGCCGACCTATTTCATATTGAATGCGTTCCCGCGTTTCCATTCGTTCAATTTCTTCTTCCGGAAGTTCACCGGCCGCTGCAATTTGCGAATACATTGTGAGTCCTTCCGTTCCAGGAACATTTGCGTCTAGGTAATAATCGGGCTTTTTCTTTCTAATGCGATCAATACATAAATTCGTTGCAATCCTAAATAGCCATGTTGAAAACTTTCGCTTTTGGTCAAAAGTATGAATATTGATATAAGCTCGGACAAATGCCTCTTGTGCAATATCTTCTGCCTCTTGCCGATTACTCAACATTCGATAACAGACATGGTAAAGACGATGTTGAAATAAGGTCACGATTTCTTCAAATGCATCTTGATTGCCCTTCAACACTTCATTTATTCGTTTATTAATCAATTCATCCACAGTTTTCCCTCCGCTCCATGCGGCTGCCCCTTCTATACGATTGAAGGTGTCAACAGGTTTCATTTATTTTAAAATAGTTTCTTTAATATTAACAGATTCTAGAAAAAACTTCCTTATATAATCATATTTCAACAAAATGATTCCACTTTCAGGTATTTTTTGTACAAAAAAAGCTTATCCCACTAGTGGACAAGCTTTTTTCAATAAATATTTACAGTAACTTCTCGCCAAACAATGATCCAATTAGACCGACTGCAACATCCGCCGTTTTATTTTTTTCATCTAATATCGGATTCACTTCAACAAACTCTGCAGATGTAATGATTCCTGATTCTTCTAGCATTTCCATAGCAAGATGACTTTCGCGGTAACTGATTCCGCCCGGTACCGGTGTTCCAACTCCCGGTGTGTATAGTGGATCTAAACCGTCCAAATCCAATGACAAATGCACACCATCTAATTCACGCGATTGTAAATAAGCGATTGAATCTTGTATAACTGCAGTCATACCGTATTTATCAATCTCATGCATCGTATATACTTTAATGCCTTTTTCTTTAATTAACGCTCTTTCACCTGGATCAAC
The window above is part of the Sporosarcina sp. 6E9 genome. Proteins encoded here:
- the sigW gene encoding RNA polymerase sigma factor SigW; translated protein: MDELINKRINEVLKGNQDAFEEIVTLFQHRLYHVCYRMLSNRQEAEDIAQEAFVRAYINIHTFDQKRKFSTWLFRIATNLCIDRIRKKKPDYYLDANVPGTEGLTMYSQIAAAGELPEEEIERMETRERIQYEIGRLSDKYRSVIILRYIEELPLQEISDILELPLGTVKTRVHRGRAALRKQMGNL